From the Roseiconus lacunae genome, one window contains:
- a CDS encoding sigma-54-dependent transcriptional regulator, with protein sequence MPETPPKPRTASGQEYDPSTFRLLVVDNEAAHARAMTESLEKVGYKCTVATSGPEAATLIERDTFDVIITDMVMNDVDGMKLLKLAGERLPDAEVVMVTGHATVPIAVEAMQQGAFNFLEKPITPNRLRAIVEKAVGAVALRRQNNELMSRLDERFGFEGIIYASKKMQEVIDRLRRIAATDATVLITGENGTGKEVVAQAIHQNSPRRNKPIVAINTGAIAENLVESELFGHVKGSFTGADADRVGAFEYANGGTLFLDEVGDMPMGTQIKLLRVLEESKITRVGDNKTINVNVRLVSATNRPLEDMIDAGTFRSDLYFRLKVVTVTLPPLRERREDVIPLMDHFRKMFLRRHNKAAAHFTPAVTKRFFAYDWPGNVRQLRNFVETMVVLDTDEKLDLDDLPPELMDESELTIPEEVADIPAITGGGDSDLIGQPLSVIEKWAIEKTLQLTNDNREEAAKILKIGARTLYRRLDQYKKEGDSPDEE encoded by the coding sequence ATGCCAGAGACCCCACCAAAACCCCGGACGGCGTCCGGCCAGGAATACGATCCGTCTACGTTTCGGCTGCTCGTCGTTGACAACGAGGCGGCGCACGCGCGTGCGATGACGGAAAGCTTGGAAAAGGTGGGCTACAAGTGCACCGTCGCCACCAGCGGCCCCGAGGCCGCGACGCTGATCGAGCGCGACACCTTCGATGTCATCATCACCGACATGGTGATGAATGACGTCGACGGAATGAAGCTCCTCAAGCTAGCCGGCGAACGGTTACCCGACGCCGAAGTTGTGATGGTAACCGGTCACGCGACGGTTCCGATTGCCGTCGAAGCGATGCAACAAGGTGCGTTCAACTTTCTAGAGAAACCGATCACACCCAATCGATTGCGCGCGATCGTCGAAAAAGCGGTCGGCGCGGTCGCCCTGCGACGTCAGAACAATGAACTGATGTCGCGACTGGATGAACGCTTCGGTTTCGAAGGCATCATCTACGCCAGCAAGAAGATGCAAGAGGTCATCGACCGGTTGCGGCGGATCGCGGCGACCGATGCGACGGTCTTGATCACCGGCGAGAACGGGACGGGAAAAGAAGTCGTCGCACAAGCGATTCACCAGAACAGCCCACGACGGAACAAACCTATCGTCGCGATTAACACCGGCGCGATCGCCGAAAATTTGGTCGAGAGCGAACTGTTCGGTCACGTCAAAGGTTCCTTCACCGGAGCCGACGCGGATCGAGTCGGCGCGTTCGAATATGCCAACGGCGGAACGCTGTTTTTGGACGAAGTCGGCGACATGCCGATGGGCACTCAAATCAAACTGTTGCGTGTCCTCGAAGAAAGCAAGATCACACGTGTCGGCGACAACAAAACGATCAACGTCAACGTACGATTGGTGTCCGCTACAAACCGACCGCTCGAAGACATGATCGATGCCGGGACGTTTCGCAGCGACCTGTACTTTCGTTTAAAGGTCGTCACCGTAACGTTGCCTCCACTTCGCGAGCGGCGTGAGGACGTGATTCCGTTGATGGATCACTTCCGCAAAATGTTCCTTCGCCGGCACAACAAGGCGGCCGCACACTTTACACCTGCGGTCACCAAGCGCTTTTTTGCTTATGACTGGCCCGGCAATGTTCGCCAGTTACGCAACTTTGTCGAAACGATGGTGGTGCTAGACACCGACGAGAAACTTGACCTCGATGATCTACCACCAGAATTGATGGACGAGTCTGAGTTGACGATCCCCGAGGAAGTCGCTGACATCCCAGCGATCACCGGTGGGGGGGACTCCGATCTGATCGGTCAGCCACTGAGCGTGATCGAAAAATGGGCGATCGAAAAGACGCTGCAGTTGACCAACGACAATCGTGAGGAGGCGGCCAAGATCTTGAAAATTGGCGCGCGAACACTTTATCGGCGATTAGATCAATACAAGAAGGAAGGCGATTCACCGGACGAGGAATAG